The nucleotide sequence GAAGACCAAGCCCGCCGATGTGTTCGTGGACCGTCACAACGGCCCCGACGAAGCTGCCGTAGCCGAGATGCTGCGCGTTATCGGCGTGGAGTCGATTGACCAGCTCATCGACGAAACCGTGCCGGCCGCCATCCGCCTCAAGAAGCCGCTGAACCTGCCCGCTGCCCTCACGGAGCGGGCTTTTTTGGCGAAGTTCAAAGGCATTGCCGGCAAGAATAAGCTGTTCAAAAACTACATCGGCCTGGGCTACCACGACACCCAGCTGCCGGCCGTGATTCAGCGCAACATTCTGGAAAACCCGGGCTGGTACACCGCCTACACGCCCTACCAGGCCGAAATTGCCCAGGGCCGCCTCGAAGCCCTCATCAATTATCAGACGATGATAATTGACCTCACGGGCCTGGAAATTGCCAACGCCTCCCTGCTCGACGAAGGAACCGCCGCCGCCGAAACGCTGCACATGTTCCACTCGCTGAGCAAGAAGAAAAACGCCACCCGCTACTTCGTGTCGGAGCAGGTACTGCCCCAGACCATCGACGTGCTGCGCACCCGCGCCACGCCCATTGGCATTGAGCTGGTAGTAGGTGACCACCGCACCGCCGACCTCACCGATGAAACCCTGTTCGGGGCCATCCTGCAGTATCCCGCCGCCGACGGCGCCGTGTACGACTACACCGACTTCATCTCGAAAGCCCACGACAACAACCTGTTCGTGACCGTGGCCGCCGATTTGCTGTCCCTGACGCTGCTCACGCCTCCCGGCGAGATGGGCGCCGACGCCGTGGTGGGCAACTCCCAGCGCTTCGGCGTGCCGATGGGCTACGGCGGCCCGCACGCCGGTTTCCTGGCCACCAAAGACGCATTCAAGCGCGTAATTCCCGGCCGCATCATCGGCCAGAGCATCGACGCGGCCGGCAACAAGGCCTACCGTATGGCCTTGCAGACCCGCGAGCAGCACATCCGCCGCGAAAAAGCCACCAGCAACATCTGCACCGCCCAGGTGCTGCTGAGTGTGCTGGCCGGCATGTACGCCGTGTACCACGGCCCGCAGCGCATCCGCCAGTTCGCCAGCAACATCCACGCCCTCGCCCGCACCCTCGACGCCGAGCTGCACGCGCTGGGCCTGGAGCAGGCCAACGAATTCTATTTCGATACGCTGGATATCCAGCTGGAAAGCAAGGAGCTGCAGACGGCCATTCGGCAGGAGGCTGAGTCGGCGGGCATCAACTTCCGCTACTTCGAGCAGGACGGCACGGCCCGCGTGGGCATCTCGCTCAACCAGAACACCGAAATTGAGGATGTGCAGGACATCGTGGCCGTGTTCAGCAAAGTGCTGGGCCGCGACGTGCGCCAGGTAGCCCAGGCCGACGAGGTGGAGGTGACCTGGACCGATAACCTGATCCGCAAGAGCGAGTACCTCACGCACCCTATCTTCAACTCGCACCACTCCGAGCACGAGATGCTGCGCTACATGAAGCAGCTCGAAAACAAGGATTTGAGCCTGGCTCACTCCATGATTTCGCTCGGCTCGTGCACCATGAAACTGAACGCCACCGCCGAGATGATTCCGGTGACCTGGCCTGAAATCGGTGGTTTGCACCCCTTCGCTCCGCGCGAGCAGGCCGCCGGCTACACCGAAATCTTCCACGACCTGGAGAAGTGGCTGTGTGAGGTGACCGGCTTTGATGCCGTTTCGCTGCAGCCCAATTCGGGTGCGCAGGGCGAGTACGCCGGCCTGCTGGCCATTAAAGGCTACCACGATGCCCGCGGCGACCAGCACCGCAACGTGGCCCTGATTCCGGCTTCGGCCCACGGCACCAACCCCGCCTCGGCCGTCATGGCCGGCATGACGGTGGTAGTGGTGAAAAGCACCGAGGAAGGCAACATCGACGTGGCCGACCTCAAAGCCAAAGCGGCCCAATATGCTGACAAGCTGAGCTGCCTGATGGTAACGTACCCAAGCACGCACGGCGTGTACGAGGAAACCATCATCGACATCTGCGCCACCATTCACCAGCACGGCGGCCGCGTGTACATGGACGGTGCCAACATGAACGCCCAGGTGGGCCTGACCTCACCCGCCACCATCGGGGCCGACGTGTGCCACCTGAACCTGCACAAAACGTTCTGCATCCCGCACGGCGGCGGCGGACCCGGTGTAGGCCCCATCGGCGTAGTGGCTGATTTGGCTCCTTACCTCTCCGGCCACGTGCTGGTAGACGCCGACGGCCGCACGGCCGGCGCGGTTACCTCCGCGCCCTGGGGCTCGGCCAGCATCCTGCCGATTTCTTACGCCTACATCAACATGATGGGCGGCGAAGGACTGACGCAGGCCACGCGCATCGCCATCCTGAACGCCAACTACATCAAGGCCCGCCTGGAGGAGCACTACCCCGTGCTTTACACCGGCTCGAACGGCCGCTGCGCCCACGAGATGATTCTGGAGTGCCGCCACTTCAAAAAGGCCGGCATCGAGGTGGAGGACATTGCCAAGCGCCTGATGGATTACGGCTTCCACGCGCCCACGGTGAGCTTCCCGGTAGCCGGCACGCTCATGATTGAACCCACCGAATCGGAAAGCAAGGAGGAGCTGGACCGCTTCATCGAAGCCATGATCAGCATCCGCAAGGAAATTGCGGAGGTAGAAGCCGGCAACGCCGATGCCAAGGATAACGTGCTCAAGCACGCCCCGCACACCGCCGCCACCGTGCTGGTGCACGACTGGGAGCGTCCGTACTCCCGCGAGCAGGCCGTGTACCCCACCGAGTACGCCCGCAGCTACAAGTTCTGGCCTACCGTTTCCCGCATCGACTCGGCCTACGGCGACCGGAACCTGATCTGCTCCTGCACCCCCATCGAGCAATACACCGATGCGGAGGAGAAGCTGGTCGAAACCGACAAAGGCCCGTCGTACTAGTGCTTAGTGCTTAGTGCTTAGTGCTTAGTGCTTAGTGGATATAAAAGAGGCCCCGCCGGGTTACGGCGGGGCCTCTTTTTCTTTCTATTTTCTTCGTTCTCGGGCTCCAGTCCCTAAGCACTAGGCACCAAACACTATGCCCCAAAAACCTATTGTTTGCCGAAGCAGCTGCGGTACATGTAGCCGTTGAGCACCTGGCCGTTTTTCATGACGCGGGCCTTCACGAAGTACACGTCTACCGTGTCCGTGATTTGCACCTGCGTATCGGCGCCGAGGCTGGTGAGCTGGGCCGACTGCTTGGTCATGCCATCATAGAGAATGCACTCCACGATGGTGTTGGCCTGGGCGGCGCTGGCGGTACGGGTGTTTCCGGTGTCTTCCTTGGCGGCGGTGCAGGCCGCAAGGCCTAGTAGAGAGAGCAGAAATAAGGCGGTTTTGTTCATGGCGGAATAATAGGATTGGGGTAAGATATATACATTCAGAAGCAAAAGAGAATTTTCCTTGAATAATTTTACTCCAGGCAGGGAAGATAGACTAAACCGGGAACGATGGATGGGCGTAGGACGTTAAAAACTCAGAACGGCAAAACTCTGTGTATGCTATTAATTGCCCGGTTTTGACTCCGCTTCTCTTCCATTCCTTTTTGTTTTTTCTCCATGTCTCATATCACTCGTTTTCTCAGCCGCCCGGTGGCTATGCTGGCCCTTGGCTCGGCGCTGGCACTGGGCGTTTCGGGCTGCGCCACCTCGTCGCGGGTGGGCGTCACGTCCGACTACGACCACTCGGTTAACTTCCGGGCCTACAAAACCTGGTCGTGGTACCCTACCCAGACCAAGGACACCGAAGGCGGCCCGGCCCAGGGCTACCAGTCGTTTCTGGATAAGCGCATCCGCACGGCCGTGGAGCGCGAGATGACCGCCAAAGGCCTCACCTACGCCGAAACCTCGCCCGACCTCTACATTGCCTATTCGGCTAAAGTGGAAGACAAGCAGCAGGCCAATTACAGCGGTCTGGGCCCTTATGGCTACCCCTACGGCTATGGCTACTACGGCGGCCTCTATGGCCGCGGCAACACCTTCGTCACCAACTACAAAGCCGGCACCGTCATCATCGACTTCGTGGATGTGCGCCGCAAGGAGCTGGCGTGGCGTGGCCAGGGTCAGGCGCAGGTAGACAAGCAGACCATTTCGGAGCCCGAAGTGTACCGCATCGTCAATAGCATCTTGGGCACATACCCGCCGCAGGGCCCCGAAGGCCCCAACGCCAGCCGCTAAGCGCAAGCTGCCTGCTTATATAAAAAAAGCCCTTCCTGATCAGGAAGGGCTTTTTTCTTGTATCGTCGATCCGTACTACGGATACTCTGGCGGGCTAGTTGATCGGCACGTTTACGTGACGCTCGGCGTGGTAGGAGCTACGCACCAGCGGGCCACTTTCCACGTACTTCAGGCCGCGGGCCAGACCTTCTTCGCGGTAGTGCGCAAACACGTCGGGGTGGATGAACTCGGCTACTTCGAGGTGGCGCTTGGTGGGCTGCAGGTACTGGCCCAGCGTGAGGATGTGCAGGCCGTTAGCGGCGAGGTCATCCATGGCTTTATACATCTCGTCGCGGGTTTCGCCCAGGCCCAGCATGATGCCCGACTTGGTACGCTTGCCGGCTTCGTAGGTGCGCCGGATCTGCTCCAGGCTGCGCTCGTACTTGGCCTGCGGGCGCACGAGGCGGTAGAGGCTGCCCACGGTTTCCATGTTGTGCGATACCACTTCCTGGCCGCCGGCAATCATGGTTTCCAGCGCGTCCCAGTTGGCTTTCACGTCCGGAATTAGCGTTTCGATGGTGGTTTCGGGGGAGAGCTGCTTGGTCTGGACTACGGTTTCGTACCAGATGCTGGCCCCGCGGTCCTTGAGCTCGTCGCGGTTGACGGAGGTGAGCACTGCGTGCTTCACGCCCATCAGCTGAATGGCTTCAGCCACGCGGCGCGGCTCGTCGGTGTCGTATTCGCTGGGGCGGCCGGTGGCCACGGCGCAGAACGAGCACGAGCGGGTGCAGATATTGCCCAGGATCATGAAGGTGGCCGTGCCGGCCCCCCAGCACTCACCCATGTTGGGGCAGTTGCCGCTTTCGCAGATGGTGTGCAGCTTGTGCTCGTCTACGAGGCGGCGCACGGCAGCGTATTCGGGGCCCACCGGGAGCTTCACCCGCAGCCAGTCGGGCTTGCGCGGCTTGGCCGGAGCAGCGGCTTCGGGCTGAATGATCGGTAAGGTCAGCAGCAAATCTTCCATGCTGTAAAGGTACTAGGTTTGATCTTGGGGAAATACAGAATCCGCTTCTGGTAAAAGCCGGAGGTGAGACTTTTGTTCGGGTGGCACGCCACGCAAACCCAAGTCTCACCTCCGGTAACTGCCTGCTGCAGGCGGCGCGGGTCAGCTGCGCGAGCCCAGATAGATGGTGAGGTACACCGACGGGTAAAAGCGGTTGTTGATGCTGGCGTCGTTGATGTCGGCCGAGGGCAGCGTGCTCAGGATGATGGGGCGCTTGCCGTAGGCTTCCAGCAGAAAGCCGGTTTCGATACCCGCCACGGCGTCGCGGTAGCGGCCGTACTCGAAGCTGAGCGCGGCCCGGATGTGGGCTCCCAGCAGCGGCTTCAGCTCGTTGATGCCCGAGAACAGCGGGGCGCGGTCGAGCACCAGGTTGAGGTTGCCGTGCTGGCGTGGGTCGTAGGCTTCGGCCCGGATATCGTCGGGGCCGGTGGGGTTGCCGTTGTTGTCGCGCGGGGTGTAGTCGTAGTAGATGTAGTAAGGCATCTGCAGCCCGATGGACGGGCCGGCGCCAAACAGCGCATTCACCTGCACCCCTGCTTCCGGCGCCTTGCGGAAAATTACGCGTTGCACGCCGATGGTTGGCCGCAGCACGTACAGGAAGTTGGCTTTGTCGCGCACGAAGGAGCCGCCATTATAGCTGGCCAGGCGGCGCTCCTTGGGGTGTTTCACCTCCACGCCCTCAATGCTCCAGTAGCGCGACCATTTCTCGTTGAGCACGTGGCTGGAGCGCACCGAAACGCCGCCAATCAGGCCGCCTTTTGTGTTGAAGTTGATGCCGTAGACAAACTCCTTGCGGTACGAAGGGTCGTCGTTGGGGGCAGCGGCAGGCGCCTTCTGCGCCCACACCGCCGCCGGAGCGGCGGCAGCCAGCAGGGTAGCGGCCAGAGTAAGTACGTGTCGCACGGGGCGCAGGAAGGCTAGAGGGTGAAAAGAACTGAACCGTAAGGGCCGCCCGGCGGCTACCCTGTCGAAAGTACGTAAATTTGCAGGTATCATGCTGGTAACCGGCTAACCTTCCAAATCATTCCGTATGAGTACCGCCACCGCCCGCTACGCCGGCAATCTGCGCACCGAAGCCACCCACACGGCCTCCGGCAGCACCATTCTCACCGACGCGCCCGTCGACAACCACGGCCGCGGCGAAGCGTTTTCGCCCACCGACCTGGTGAGTGCCGCGCTGGGCTCGTGCATGATGACCATCATGGGCATCGTGGCGGAGCGGCAGGGCCTGGACCTGACCGGCGTGACGTACGACGTGACCAAGCACATGGCCGCCGAGCCCCGCCGTATCCGGCAGATCGACGTGCTTTTCCGGCTGCCGGCCACGCTCAGCGAAAAGGAGCGTACCATCCTCGAAAATGCCGCCCGCACCTGCCCGGTGGCGCTAAGCCTCAACCCTGAAATCAAGCAGGATGTTCAGTTCTCCTACGAGAACTAGCGCCTGACAAACAAGCCCGTCATACAGAGCGGAGCGAAGTATCTCGCCAGTGTGGTAAACTCAGCTATTGGGTTACCATCCTGGCGAGATGCTTCGCTCCGCTCTGCATGACGGGCTTTTGGGCTTAGCCGGCTACGGCCTGCTTCACGTCGGTGAGGCGGATGCCCATGTGGGAGGCGTCGTAGCGGCACTCGCCGTCCTGGATGAGCAGCAGCTGCGGCGACTCGTGCTGCACGCTGAACTTCTGGGCAATTTCCTGCGAGATGGGCCGGAAGCGGAGCAGGTCGAGGTAGTAGATTTTCACGTTATCAAGGCCGGCATCGGCCCACTGGCGCTCAATCTTGCCCTTAGCGGCGGCGCTGATGGAGCAGGTGGTGCTATGCTTGAAAATGAGAACCGGCTGCTCCTGCGATTCGCGCACGATGTCGAGGAGCTGTTCGGATTGAGTGAGGGGTTGCCAGGGAGTCATAAAAAGGAGTTGGTATTAGTTGGCGGGCGCGTCTTTTTTCTTTTTGCGGAGACGCAAACCCAGGGTGCTTGGTTCACTTACGCGCGCTGCCCCGGTTTTGTCGAATTTGTAGGCGCGGGTCTGGGCCTCGCTGCCGGGTGGGCGGCTGCCTTCGCCGGGCTTCAGCGTTTCCTTGTTCACGGCCAGATGCGAGTCTTTGTACGGCGCGGGATACTTGCGGGCGTCGCGGAGGGCGCGGCGGTTTTCGGCCCGGCGGTTGACGGGCTGGGTCTGGGCCGAGGCCGCCGAAGCAGACAAGCACATCAACCCGAGCAGGAGCAGCAGATAACGCATAGGATACAACAAGCAAGAAGTGAAAATGGCCTTCAAGGGCTTAACCGGATACGCGAAAACCGCGCCGAAGGCTGCCAACTAAAACGGCAGCGTGATGCCCAGAAACTTACGCTGCCCGACTTTGCGCTGCACGCGGCGGCGCTCGTATTTGGGCTTTTTGAGCAGGCCGTTTTTGTCGTAGCTGTTTTTCTGCGGTTTCAGCTCGGCCGGCGCGGCAGCGGTACCGTCGGCGTTGGCATCGGTGGCACGGGCCCCGCGCTTCAGCTTGGGCTGGGGCGGGCCTTTGGGGCTGGGCAGCGCGTAGCGGTGGCAGCTGCCGCCAACCAGCAGCGTCCCCAGCAAACACAGCGTAACGAGTGGTTTCATAAGAGTAGAAATTCGATAAAAGAACGTCATTCCGAGCAGCGCGAGGAATCTCGCTAGTGTGGTAAATATTAGCAATCCAGCGTCAGCACGCGAGATTCCTCGCAGGCTCGGAATGACGTTCTTACTCACCTCTCCTAGTAGCTCAGCAGCTTTTCCACGGCTTCGCGGAGGCGCTGCTGGGGCAGGAACTGCTTTTCCAGGTTGGGCGAAAACGGAATGGCGGTGTCGAGGGAGCCGACGCGCATGAGGGGCGCGTCGAGGCTGCGGAAGCAGTGCTCAGCAATCCAGGCCCCGATTTCGCCGCCCAGGCCGCCCGTTAGCGTGTCTTCGTGGAGCAGCAGTACACGGCCGTTCTTCTCCACGGTGCGGCGCACGGCGTCCTCGTCCCAGGGCAGCAGGGTGCGCAGGTCCAGGATGTCACAGTCCAGGTTCAGCTCCTCGGCCAAAGCCAGGGCCCAATGCACGCCCGCGCCATACGTGATGATGCTGAGCGTGTCGCCCTCGCGCACCAGCGCCGCCTTGCCGATGGGCGTGGTGTAGTAGGCGTCGGGCACCGGGGCCGAGATGCTGCGGTAGAGCTGCTTGTGCTCGAAGTACAGCACCGGGTTGGGGTCTTCGAAGGCGGCGCAGAGCAGGCCCTTGGCATCGACGGGGTTCGAGGGGTACACCACTTTCAGGCCGGGCGTGTGCGTAAACCAGGCTTCGTTGCTTTGCGAGTGGAACGGACCGGCGGCCGTGCCGGCGCCGGTGGGCATACGCACCACCACATCGGCGTTCTGGCCCCAGCGGTAGTGACTTTTGGCCAGGTTGTTCACAATCTGGTTGAAGCCACAGGTCACGAAGTCGGCAAACTGCATTTCCACCATGGCCTTCTGGCCCTTGATGCTCAGCCCCAGCGCCGCGCCCACAATGGCCGACTCGCAGAGCGGCGTGTTGCGCACCCGCGCCTTACCGAACTGCGCCACAAAGCCGTCGGTGATTTTGAACACCCCGCCGTAGTCGGCAATGTCCTGGCCCATGAGCACCAGATCGGGGTAGCGCTCCATGCTCTGCCGCAGCCCGTCCGAAATGGCGTCGACGTAGCGTTTGTCAGTTGTAGGTTGCTGGTTGTCAGTTGGCAGATTCAGGGCCGAATCGGGCTCGAAGCTGCGGTACATGTCGCCGATTTCCTCGGTGAGGCTGGCGGTGGGCATGGGCACGGCGTCGGCCACGCGCAGGCCTTCCTCGATTTCGCGCTTGATGGTTTCGCGGTAGCGCATGCGGGCTTCCTCGTCGAGGATGCCCTCGGCCAGCAACCACTTCTCGTAGTTTTCCACCGGGTCTTTCTGGGCCCACTCCTCGAACAGCTCCTGCGGCACGTACTTGGTGCCGCTGGCTTCCTCGTGGCCGCGCATCCGGAACGTGAGGGCCTCCAGGAGCACCGGGCGCGGGTTCTGGCGCAGGTCCTCGGCGAGGCGGCGCACGGTGTCGTACACTTCCAGCACGTTGTTGCCATCTACCTGCACGGCCTCCATGCCGTAGGCGGGGCCTTTGTCCACGAAGGAGCGGAAGCGGAACTGCTCGTTGGAGGGCGTGCTGAGGCCGTAACCGTTGTTTTCGATGATGAAAATGACCGGCAGCTGCCACACGGCGGCCACGTTCAGGGCCTCGTGGAAGTCGCCTTCGGATGCTCCCCCGTCGCCGCTGTAGGTCACGGTTACCTTGGGGCGGTCGGCCAGCTTATCAGCCAGGGCAATACCGTCGGCCACGGCCAGCTGCGGCCCCAGGTGCGAAATCATGCCCACAATGTGGTGCTCGTTGGTGCCGAAGTGGAAGCTCCGGTCGCGGCCCTTGGTGTAGCCGGTGGTTTTGCCCTGCCACTGCGCAAACAGGCGGTCGAGCGGGATATTGCGGCCCGTAAACACGCCCAGGTTGCGGTGCAGCGGCAGGATATACTCGTCGTCGTCGAGGGCCAGGGTGCTGCCCACCGAAATGGCTTCCTGCCCGATGCCCGAAAACCACTTGCTGACTTTGCCCTGCCGCAGCAGAATCAGCATTTTCTCTTCAATCAGGCGCGGCTTGAGCAGGGCCTGGTAGAGGTGCAGGAGGGTTTCGTTTGAGTAGTCTTTCCGGTCGAAGTTCATCGGGAGCAGGCAGAATTGGTGGGTGGCGCCAAAAGTACGGGTTTGGGTTGGATGCGAAATTATTGGCGGCCGGATTGTGAAATCAGCCTCCGGTCGGCATCTATCTTCGTGCGCTGATTTTCCTTTCCTATCCTGCTTCTATGACCCGATTATCACCGCTGAGTTCTTTGTTGCTGCTTTCCCTCCCGGCCCTGGCCCAGCAGCCGGATACCTTGGCCTTACGGCGTGTGGGGGCGCTTCAATCTGATAGCATAAATGGGCTTATCCAGGATGAAGTTATTGTAACTACTTCCCACTTATCCCCCTTCTTACCTATCCAGGAGCAGCTCCGCCAAGTAGCCGGCGTGCAGGCCTCGCCGTACTCCGGGGCGCCGGGCGCGCAGGTGGCAGTACGGCTGCGGGGCGCGGCCTCGCTGGCCCGCAACGCGCAGCCGCTCTACGTGGTGGATGGCATGCCGGTGTACCAGAACATGGGCGAGAGTGAGTTGCCTACTACGCTTGGGGTGCAGTCGACGCAGGTATACAGCCTCAACCCGCTGCTGAACCTGCCCAATCAGGATATTGAATCGGTGACGGTGCTGCGCGGGGCCTACGAAACCGCCGCGTATGGCGCGCAGGGCCAGAACGGCGTCATCAGCATCACCACCAAGCTGGGCCGCCTAAACCAAACGCCGCAGGTGCGCTACAGCGGCTACGGCGGCGTGCAGCAGGTGCGGCGCCGCTACGACTTGCTGAACGCCCGTCAGTACGCCGAATTTCAGAACGAAGCCGCCCGCAACACAGGCTTCCCGGAGCCATTCTCACCTACCCAGGTGGCTGGCCTGGACGAGGGCACTGACTGGCAGCAGGAAGTGCTACGTGTGGCCGCCCTGCAGGAGCACCACCTGAGCGTGGCTGGTGGCCGCTCCGCCACCCGCTACTACGTGGGCGCCGACCACCTGCGCCAGAACGGCATCGTGGAGAACTCGCAGCTGCGC is from Hymenobacter yonginensis and encodes:
- a CDS encoding alpha-ketoacid dehydrogenase subunit alpha/beta, yielding MNFDRKDYSNETLLHLYQALLKPRLIEEKMLILLRQGKVSKWFSGIGQEAISVGSTLALDDDEYILPLHRNLGVFTGRNIPLDRLFAQWQGKTTGYTKGRDRSFHFGTNEHHIVGMISHLGPQLAVADGIALADKLADRPKVTVTYSGDGGASEGDFHEALNVAAVWQLPVIFIIENNGYGLSTPSNEQFRFRSFVDKGPAYGMEAVQVDGNNVLEVYDTVRRLAEDLRQNPRPVLLEALTFRMRGHEEASGTKYVPQELFEEWAQKDPVENYEKWLLAEGILDEEARMRYRETIKREIEEGLRVADAVPMPTASLTEEIGDMYRSFEPDSALNLPTDNQQPTTDKRYVDAISDGLRQSMERYPDLVLMGQDIADYGGVFKITDGFVAQFGKARVRNTPLCESAIVGAALGLSIKGQKAMVEMQFADFVTCGFNQIVNNLAKSHYRWGQNADVVVRMPTGAGTAAGPFHSQSNEAWFTHTPGLKVVYPSNPVDAKGLLCAAFEDPNPVLYFEHKQLYRSISAPVPDAYYTTPIGKAALVREGDTLSIITYGAGVHWALALAEELNLDCDILDLRTLLPWDEDAVRRTVEKNGRVLLLHEDTLTGGLGGEIGAWIAEHCFRSLDAPLMRVGSLDTAIPFSPNLEKQFLPQQRLREAVEKLLSY
- the gcvP gene encoding aminomethyl-transferring glycine dehydrogenase, translating into MLLKTKPADVFVDRHNGPDEAAVAEMLRVIGVESIDQLIDETVPAAIRLKKPLNLPAALTERAFLAKFKGIAGKNKLFKNYIGLGYHDTQLPAVIQRNILENPGWYTAYTPYQAEIAQGRLEALINYQTMIIDLTGLEIANASLLDEGTAAAETLHMFHSLSKKKNATRYFVSEQVLPQTIDVLRTRATPIGIELVVGDHRTADLTDETLFGAILQYPAADGAVYDYTDFISKAHDNNLFVTVAADLLSLTLLTPPGEMGADAVVGNSQRFGVPMGYGGPHAGFLATKDAFKRVIPGRIIGQSIDAAGNKAYRMALQTREQHIRREKATSNICTAQVLLSVLAGMYAVYHGPQRIRQFASNIHALARTLDAELHALGLEQANEFYFDTLDIQLESKELQTAIRQEAESAGINFRYFEQDGTARVGISLNQNTEIEDVQDIVAVFSKVLGRDVRQVAQADEVEVTWTDNLIRKSEYLTHPIFNSHHSEHEMLRYMKQLENKDLSLAHSMISLGSCTMKLNATAEMIPVTWPEIGGLHPFAPREQAAGYTEIFHDLEKWLCEVTGFDAVSLQPNSGAQGEYAGLLAIKGYHDARGDQHRNVALIPASAHGTNPASAVMAGMTVVVVKSTEEGNIDVADLKAKAAQYADKLSCLMVTYPSTHGVYEETIIDICATIHQHGGRVYMDGANMNAQVGLTSPATIGADVCHLNLHKTFCIPHGGGGPGVGPIGVVADLAPYLSGHVLVDADGRTAGAVTSAPWGSASILPISYAYINMMGGEGLTQATRIAILNANYIKARLEEHYPVLYTGSNGRCAHEMILECRHFKKAGIEVEDIAKRLMDYGFHAPTVSFPVAGTLMIEPTESESKEELDRFIEAMISIRKEIAEVEAGNADAKDNVLKHAPHTAATVLVHDWERPYSREQAVYPTEYARSYKFWPTVSRIDSAYGDRNLICSCTPIEQYTDAEEKLVETDKGPSY
- the ytxJ gene encoding bacillithiol system redox-active protein YtxJ: MTPWQPLTQSEQLLDIVRESQEQPVLIFKHSTTCSISAAAKGKIERQWADAGLDNVKIYYLDLLRFRPISQEIAQKFSVQHESPQLLLIQDGECRYDASHMGIRLTDVKQAVAG
- a CDS encoding OsmC family protein translates to MSTATARYAGNLRTEATHTASGSTILTDAPVDNHGRGEAFSPTDLVSAALGSCMMTIMGIVAERQGLDLTGVTYDVTKHMAAEPRRIRQIDVLFRLPATLSEKERTILENAARTCPVALSLNPEIKQDVQFSYEN
- a CDS encoding DUF4136 domain-containing protein, giving the protein MSHITRFLSRPVAMLALGSALALGVSGCATSSRVGVTSDYDHSVNFRAYKTWSWYPTQTKDTEGGPAQGYQSFLDKRIRTAVEREMTAKGLTYAETSPDLYIAYSAKVEDKQQANYSGLGPYGYPYGYGYYGGLYGRGNTFVTNYKAGTVIIDFVDVRRKELAWRGQGQAQVDKQTISEPEVYRIVNSILGTYPPQGPEGPNASR
- the lipA gene encoding lipoyl synthase, which gives rise to MLTLPIIQPEAAAPAKPRKPDWLRVKLPVGPEYAAVRRLVDEHKLHTICESGNCPNMGECWGAGTATFMILGNICTRSCSFCAVATGRPSEYDTDEPRRVAEAIQLMGVKHAVLTSVNRDELKDRGASIWYETVVQTKQLSPETTIETLIPDVKANWDALETMIAGGQEVVSHNMETVGSLYRLVRPQAKYERSLEQIRRTYEAGKRTKSGIMLGLGETRDEMYKAMDDLAANGLHILTLGQYLQPTKRHLEVAEFIHPDVFAHYREEGLARGLKYVESGPLVRSSYHAERHVNVPIN